DNA from uncultured Methanobrevibacter sp.:
ATGAAAACTTTGATCTTGCTATGAATTTTACTACTTTTTCAGTGAGTAAAACATACAGCAACTTCCTCGTCGTAAGTACAAATGTGGAATATGATACTTTAGCACAGGCTGTAGCCAATTCCGGCAATGAAGATACAATATATGTTAAAAACGGCACATATAAAGACACAAAAGTAGTAATATCCAATAAGACTTTAGATATTATTGCACTGGAAACTGTGGTCTTTGATGCTCAGGGCGGCGATGCGAATTTCATAATTGTAAACGAAAATGCTGAAGTCTATATTTATGGTATAGCATTCAGAGGAATTCACAACAGAAATACAAATTATGGAGCTATAGTCAATCACGGAGATCTTTCACTAGATTCATGTAATTTTACAGACAATAAGATTACAAAAACATCATTTGCTGGAAATGGTGGAGCAGCTATATTTAGTGACGGAGAATCACTGGAAATTGACAACTGTAATTTCATAAACAATGTCGCTCCTTTAAAAGTAAGTACTGCAGCAGTCACATCATTGGGTTATGAGGATATTTCAATCACAGATTCCAAATTCATAAACAACACTGCACGTGAAGGAGGAGCAGTTCACTTTAAAAACATAGCTCAATTTGAATCAGCAATCTATTCATGTGATTTTGAACAGAATACTGCTGTTAAAGGATCTGCAATATATGTCGGAAACAATTCAAGATATACATCTGTAAGTCTATCTAATTTCGTTAAAAACAACATCAAAAATAGTTTAGGAGAAAAAGCCCAACTTGAAGGTGGAGTAATATATGTCAATGGAAACACTACCGAGGTAACAATTGACATAGGATTATCCAACTTTGAAAACAACGCCAACAAAGATGTGGACGGAGGAGTCTTATGTCTTGACGGAAGTTCAAATGCATTCATTGAAGGCTGTACCTTCAATAACAATAGCGGTAAGTTGGGATCTGCAATTTTAATCAAAAACCCTAATAATGAAAAACTCACATTGATTATAGATAGCAGTACCTTTACAAATAACCATGCAACAACTGGAGCCGTTGCAACCTCTCCTAAAGTTACAGCACTCATTGAAGAGTGTATTTTTATGAATAACACTGGAGAAAACAGACATGTTTACAGCAACGGATTTACCGTGGCTCATGATACTGTTTTTGAAGTTAGCGATACTAACTTAAAAGCGTCAACTGTTTCATATGGTAATGACTCAATAATCAAAGGTACAGCAGATCCTGGTGTCAATATCTACACATTAGCAAACTTAACCGTTGATGGTGAAAATGTCACTGCAGAAATTAAAAACAATGCATTTACCTATAATGCAGGTGTATTGAATCATGGAAAACATACCGCTGTTTTAAACAATATTGTAGATATGAACAATAATACCTACTTGATGGACAGCATAAGCATAACTTTCAAAGTTAACCGTATAGGCATTGAATTAAATGTTTCTGTTGACAATATTACCTATGGTGAAACCCTGAAAGTCGTTGAAACATTGCCTTCCACTGCTTCAGGTAGAATAAGTTATCAATTGAATGGAAAAGAATACACAAAAGATGAACTCGAATCATTGAAATTAGATGCAGGAAAATATACCTTAGTAGCTACCTACAATAATGAAGATTACGCACCTTCATCTTCCACCATCAATTTTGAAGTATATAAAGCCAATCCGACCATTTCTGTAGAGGATGTGGAAGTAGAAGATAATGGTACCGTTATTGTAAACATAAAAACAAATGTTCCATCAATCTATACAATAGAAATTGGAGATTACAAAACTGATAAATATGTTAACGGTAGCAGAGCTGTCGAAATAGATGAAATATTTGAACCTGGAACCTACACAATCAAAGTCACTTCACAGGAACGTGTAAACTACAAATCAAATTCCACTGAGGCTACTTTGAAAGTCACTAAAAATATTCCGGTAGTCACATTAAATGCCTCCAATAAAGTCACATCTCCAAATGAGGCTATTGTCGGTGTTTCAGCTCCGGAAAATGCAGTAGGAAATATCACCTACACAATAACAGATTCAAATAAAAACATTGTTAAAACCCTAACCCAATCCTGCAGAGACGATTTAATCGTTTCCGATTTGGATGACGGAGACTATGAAATCAGTGCAGTATTTGAAGGTGATGATTTATACTATTCAACCAGCAATATCAAAATGGCTCCATTATCCATTATGAGGTCCGCAAGTAATGTAAATATTCTCAGCGAGGATGAAGATGACTATGATGATGAATATAACTATCCATTTATATACCAGGAAGATGAAGATTCAGATTATGAATATTATGAAACCCTGGAAGAAGCAATAGATGCGGCTTCATTAATGGGAGGAATCATTACAGTTAGAGGAGGAACCTATTCTTACGAAGATGGAAACGCCGGTATTGATATTGAAGGAGAATTAGAAATAACAATCAGAGCATTTGAAGGCGAAGAGGTTATTTTTGACTGTCAACATGAAAGTGACTTCCTGTATTTATCATATGATACTGAAGTTGAGATAATTGAGACAGTTCCACCTATTCCTATCGTATATACTACAGAAGGCCCTACAATTACTCTTGAAAACATTACCGTAATCAACGGATATGCCAACAGTGATGGTGGAGTTATCGAAATGGATGCGGGTACTTTAACATTGCTGAACTGTAATTTCTACAATAACGAAGCTGAATATGGTGGAGTAATATATATCGGTTCAGTTACTTCAGACCAGGATGCAGATGTCATTGCATATAACACTACATTTATAAACAATATTGCAAGATCTGAAGGTGGAGTAATCTATATTTCAGAAGGTCTTGAACAGTTCGTATCAGCTTCATTTTACGCATGTACATTTTTAGACAACTACCAAGGTGAAGATGATGAGAGAACTATGAATTACTTTGCTGGTGATGCTGTTGATGAAATAGTTAAGAAAGCTTGTATATTTAACGCTAAGGATACAGTAAATTGGTCAATGGATAAAATCAACCAGACAGTAACTGTTATCGGTACATCTACTGATATCTTCGATTCAATCGTTTTACTGTACTTCGATCATATACCATTATACTCAATTTACAATAACGGTTCCCAAACATTTAATGTCACTTTCGAGGATGTAATGGGCGGAAACTACACCATAGGTGTAATGAATGACCATGACTTAAATACATATATCTTTAAAGATGCATCATTTGAAATGATAGTGCCAAACTTCATCATATCCGCAGATGAGGTATATGAAAACTTAACTGACGCTATTGGCAATGTTACAGATAATGGTATTATTTATGCAAATGCAAATTATCATATTGATGAGAATATGGAAATTGACATTAGCAAATCTTTCACACTTACCAACTTCAGAGACCGTATGGTTGTTTTCGATGGAAACAGCACAAATTGGTTCTTTACAGTGGCTGAAGGATGTAATGTTGTAATTGAAAACATTGAGTTTGTTGATGGAGGCATAAAAGATCATGCATCAATTGAAAATTACGGCAGTTTAACACTTAAAAACTGTTCTTTCACAGGTTTTGAAACCGAGACAATCATATACAATTCCGGTTCCTTAAATATAACAGACGGTGTATTTTCACTTAATTCCATTAATAATGCTATTGTTTTAAATAATGGAAAATTATTCATCGACGGAGCTGAATTCTCAAGCAATGTCATAAATACAAATTCCGTAGTGTACAACAATGGAGAAGCAGAAATTGTCTCTTCCAACTTCACAGAAAACATCAATAACGGAAATGGTGGTGCAATATATAATAAAAATAAATTATCTATTAATGGCACTGTTTTCAATGAAAATGAAGGTAAAAATGGTGGAGCTGTTTATAATGAAGGAACATTAGAAGTCTTAAACTCTACTTTTGAAGATAACACTGCAAATGGATATGGTGGTGCAATTTTCAATGACGGTAAAGCAAACATATATAATTCATCATTTAGTGGAGGATTCAGTGAAAAGGACGGAGGTGCCATTTACAATAATAATATATTGATTGTAAATAATTCCACATTAGTTGCAAATACCGCAACAGGCAATGGTGGGGCAATCTACAACAACAAAACCTTGAAACTTGCAGAATCATTCTTTGGAATTAACTTCGCTTACGAGTATGCAAACATTTACAATGCAGGCGATGTTCAAGAATTTAGTAATAACACATTCGATTTCTATGATGTGATATTATACGTACCGGATGGAGAATACGGCATCCCTACAACAATTACAGGTACACTTGATCCTCAATTCAACATGGACCTTCAATTAATATTACCTGGATTTGTTAACTATAAAGATGCTGAAGTCGCAATTACAGATGGTATATTTGAATATAATACTGGTATTTTACCAAAAGGCGCTTATGACGTTATATTAAATGAAGTCATTTATGATAAAAACGGCAACGTTTATTATGGTGAAGCAATAAGAGACAGGCTTATCGTAAATAAGGCGAATGTCTACATAAATCTGACTGTAGAGGACATTATCCTTAAGAATGCAGATAAAGGTACACCTGTTTTAAAAATCAACGCAAGTAAAAACGGAACATTCCAGCTTCTGTTCAATAATAGGCTT
Protein-coding regions in this window:
- a CDS encoding right-handed parallel beta-helix repeat-containing protein, encoding MKKKTIGILLIILVLFISIGAISATDANETLMEEVSDTDVAATSVAVDEDNAISPESESGGDVEINVTDSRDENHKVGVASSASDDVLSAANDDLLKHSSKNFYYDGTGEWYYDLEDAWSDAENHKGGTIKVLAGYYKYSDDDDDFEYKVNTAVAITLQPYGNGPVTFDGSGSGWFLRVTNNNVKVTINDITFRNMKARDGGAIEVEDGAQLTLNRCIFEENHANSDGVSYGLGGAINVDEGSLKATDCRFINNKADRYGGAICIEDGGSVELINCYFEGNKKGSDEPNDFDDYSIDSGKSADWSFENCLFIGHGSLEIEVDAPTQSVTITPDVDDDVNLVVLYKDGSYYTDKPWANLHSVEFTDLETGTYTVYMMKDSDKRYSYSGNIFTISDSYFILDDKDAFGSLSAAVNAIPNGGSGVITVEAGTYTGSSNFNVQIRNKVVTIRPKIISEYEDTVTFSSNSQNYLLDVGANAQLILEDITITGKFSNAALIFTSNLESSITDCEFNNIKNSQNQPGTPIDAQNSKLALNDTTFDLNGHIILKNTVATIDECTFTNNTGEQGGAINANPSSDLTITSSEFTRNDATTEGGAIYATNLKIEDTTFMLNTAETGGAIYITDSSDRLVNITTCVFDSNIATNQRNIFSKSPTRKFNLEFNEYDLNLTMTQKDASYGSEYILNGKFDWGSNLNNTFTLLSGTIDDENVFGDLLTVEDNKFNINLGVLSGGTHELAMEGMYTQGDSNDHFYTHVYYSDLNGNEFYLTNPAYLKVVIAKAKILLNLEVKNVLIPEIPVLNLYANWDNNYTIFIGNKYYKLEVVNGKGSMQLTGLDLGNYSVVAMRDADENFDLAMNFTTFSVSKTYSNFLVVSTNVEYDTLAQAVANSGNEDTIYVKNGTYKDTKVVISNKTLDIIALETVVFDAQGGDANFIIVNENAEVYIYGIAFRGIHNRNTNYGAIVNHGDLSLDSCNFTDNKITKTSFAGNGGAAIFSDGESLEIDNCNFINNVAPLKVSTAAVTSLGYEDISITDSKFINNTAREGGAVHFKNIAQFESAIYSCDFEQNTAVKGSAIYVGNNSRYTSVSLSNFVKNNIKNSLGEKAQLEGGVIYVNGNTTEVTIDIGLSNFENNANKDVDGGVLCLDGSSNAFIEGCTFNNNSGKLGSAILIKNPNNEKLTLIIDSSTFTNNHATTGAVATSPKVTALIEECIFMNNTGENRHVYSNGFTVAHDTVFEVSDTNLKASTVSYGNDSIIKGTADPGVNIYTLANLTVDGENVTAEIKNNAFTYNAGVLNHGKHTAVLNNIVDMNNNTYLMDSISITFKVNRIGIELNVSVDNITYGETLKVVETLPSTASGRISYQLNGKEYTKDELESLKLDAGKYTLVATYNNEDYAPSSSTINFEVYKANPTISVEDVEVEDNGTVIVNIKTNVPSIYTIEIGDYKTDKYVNGSRAVEIDEIFEPGTYTIKVTSQERVNYKSNSTEATLKVTKNIPVVTLNASNKVTSPNEAIVGVSAPENAVGNITYTITDSNKNIVKTLTQSCRDDLIVSDLDDGDYEISAVFEGDDLYYSTSNIKMAPLSIMRSASNVNILSEDEDDYDDEYNYPFIYQEDEDSDYEYYETLEEAIDAASLMGGIITVRGGTYSYEDGNAGIDIEGELEITIRAFEGEEVIFDCQHESDFLYLSYDTEVEIIETVPPIPIVYTTEGPTITLENITVINGYANSDGGVIEMDAGTLTLLNCNFYNNEAEYGGVIYIGSVTSDQDADVIAYNTTFINNIARSEGGVIYISEGLEQFVSASFYACTFLDNYQGEDDERTMNYFAGDAVDEIVKKACIFNAKDTVNWSMDKINQTVTVIGTSTDIFDSIVLLYFDHIPLYSIYNNGSQTFNVTFEDVMGGNYTIGVMNDHDLNTYIFKDASFEMIVPNFIISADEVYENLTDAIGNVTDNGIIYANANYHIDENMEIDISKSFTLTNFRDRMVVFDGNSTNWFFTVAEGCNVVIENIEFVDGGIKDHASIENYGSLTLKNCSFTGFETETIIYNSGSLNITDGVFSLNSINNAIVLNNGKLFIDGAEFSSNVINTNSVVYNNGEAEIVSSNFTENINNGNGGAIYNKNKLSINGTVFNENEGKNGGAVYNEGTLEVLNSTFEDNTANGYGGAIFNDGKANIYNSSFSGGFSEKDGGAIYNNNILIVNNSTLVANTATGNGGAIYNNKTLKLAESFFGINFAYEYANIYNAGDVQEFSNNTFDFYDVILYVPDGEYGIPTTITGTLDPQFNMDLQLILPGFVNYKDAEVAITDGIFEYNTGILPKGAYDVILNEVIYDKNGNVYYGEAIRDRLIVNKANVYINLTVEDIILKNADKGTPVLKINASKNGTFQLLFNNRLSTFTIADTTAEITLDSVGEGNYSVMVVREGDENYNIWAISLSTVLVENSIHWLKLSVILQMKTLFM